From Trichoplusia ni isolate ovarian cell line Hi5 chromosome 11, tn1, whole genome shotgun sequence, the proteins below share one genomic window:
- the LOC113498904 gene encoding odorant receptor Or2-like, translating to MDEELEFKPFHDSYKLITFALSIGMIYPNPKTEKWRLASIPLLVATIAPLAIFVFIDMYRCWMIKDIVNIIRHSTVMGPFLGGFFKMILMYHKRIQAKQILDEINRDHLMFNDFAEKYKNIARSWIRNSQIYSERGWVITVTGCVMTFPVMAIVLNVYNFAFKSEPEKYMIHDLEKPFSESEARFESPYFECMFMYMFYASILYVVNFIGYDGFFGLSINHACMKMDLYCTALEDAMRNDDEVCGRVVAVIKEQCRMFRYVDLIQDTFNIWLGIIFIATMIQICTCLYHITEGYGFDLRYMIFVTGAVIHIYLPCRYAAKLKALSLDTACRFYSCGWERVEDQRVRKMVSFMIARAQVPNEITAFNMMAFDMELFLSILQSSYSMFTLLRS from the exons ATGGATGAAGAATTAGAATTCAAGCCGTTTCACGATTCGTACAAGCTGATAACGTTTGCTTTGAGCATCGGTATGATATACCCAAATCCGAAAACCGAGAAATGGCGGCTGGCTAGTATAC CACTTCTTGTGGCGACGATCGCACCTCTAGCCATCTTCGTTTTTATAGACATGTATCGATGTTGGATGATCAAGGATATTGTGAACATCATCAGGCATAGCACCGTGATGGGACCCTTCCTAGGCGGGTTCTTTAAG ATGATACTAATGTACCACAAACGAATCCAAGCAAAACAGATCTTAGACGAAATCAATAGAGACCATTTAATGTTCAACGATTTTGCCGAAAAATACAAGAACATTGCTCGCTCCTGGATTCGCAATAGTCAAATATACAGCGAGAGGGGCTGGGTCATCACAGTCACGGGTTGCGTAATGACATTCCCGGTTATGGCAATTGTGCTCAATGTTTATAACTTCGCATTTAAATCTGAACCGGAGAAATACATGATACATGACCTTGAGAAACCGTTTTCGGAATCGGAGGCGAGGTTCGAGAGTCCTTATTTTGAG TGCATGTTTATGTACATGTTCTACGCGTCGATACTCTACGTGGTTAACTTCATCGGGTACGACGGCTTCTTCGGGTTGTCCATCAACCACGCCTGTATGAAGATGGACTTGTATTGCACCGCTCTAGAAGATGCTATGAGGAATGACGACGAAGTCTGCGGCCGAGTGGTCGCCGTTATCAAGGAGCAGTGCAGGATGTTTCG GTACGTGGATTTAATTCAAGACACTTTCAACATATGGTTGGGGATCATATTCATTGCGACCATGATACAAATATGTACCTGTTTGTACCATATCACGGAG GGTTACGGTTTCGATCTAAGGTACATGATATTTGTGACTGGTGCAGTAATACACATATATTTGCCATGCCGGTATGCAGCCAAATTGAAGGCTCTG TCCTTGGACACCGCCTGCCGTTTCTACAGCTGCGGCTGGGAGCGGGTGGAAGACCAGCGAGTCCGAAAGATGGTATCGTTCATGATTGCGCGCGCGCAGGTCCCGAATGAAATCACCGCTTTCAACATGATGGCTTTCGATATGGAATTATTTCTTTCg attcTCCAGTCATCGTACTCAATGTTCACTCTTCTTAGGTCTTAA